GAATCGACGATGCCGATGCGCACCCCCTGACCGGTCAGGCCGGCGGCCTGTGCGGCACGCGCATTGGTCACTGACAGGTGCGCGTCGAAGGCCGGCTCCTGCGGCTTGGCCGGGGGCGGTGTCGTCGGGGGGGGCGTGGTCGGGGGGGGCGTGGTCGGGGGCGGATCGATGCGGACATTGCCGCCGCCTCCGCCACCACCACATGCCGTCAATGCCATCGCCAGCGCCGTCGCCAGCGCGGACCTCACCATCATCGTGCGTTCCATCGATTCCTTCCCATGAACGTTGGCATGCCTACATCCCGGCAGGCGTGCGGTGCCGCCCAGCGGCGGCCCTCCCCGACCCTCTATACTTGGGCCGACCCCCACGCAGTCTGCCGGGAAACCGCGGCGCTTCCAACGTCCTCGGTCTCCTTTCCGAACATTGCTTACGCATCAACGAGATTGCCATGTCCAACATCGTCATCGCCGCCGCCAAGCGCACCGCCATCGGCTCCTTCCTCGGCCAGTTCAACGGCGTGCCGACCCCCACCCTCGGCGCGGCCGCCATCGCTGCCGCCCTGGAACAGTCGGGCGTACCGGCCAGCGACGTCTCCGAGGTCCTCATGGGCTGCGTGCTGCCGGCCAACCTCGGCCAGGCGCCCGCCCGCCAGGCGGCGATCGCTGCCGGCATTCCGCTGTCGACCGGTGCCACCACGCTCAACAAGGTGTGCGGCTCGGGCATGAAGACCATCATGCTCGGCCATGACCTGATCAAGGCCGGTTCGGCCAGCATCGTGGTCGCCGGTGGCATGGAATCGATGTCCAACGCCCCGCACCTGCTGCCGAACTCGCGTACCGGCAACCGTTTCGGCAACTTCCAGGCGATCGACCACATGGCCCACGACGGCCTGGTCAACGCCTACGACGGCAAGGCCATGGGTGAATTCGCCGAGTGCGCCGTGGACAAGTACCAGTTCAGCCGCGAGGAACAGGACGCCTACTCGATCGAATCGGTCAAGCGCGCGCAGGCCGCACAGGCCAACGGCGCCTTCGCCGACGAGATCGTCGCGGTGAAGGTCGCCACCCGCAAGGGTGAGGTCGAGGTCGCCACCGACGAGCAGCCCGGCCGCTCCGACATCGCCAAGATCCCGACCCTGCGCCCGGCCTTCAAGAAGGACGGCAGCGTCACCGCCGCCAGCTCCTCCAGCATCTCCGACGGCGCCGCCGCAGTGGTCCTGCTGACCGAGGAAGACGCAGCCGCACGTGGCATCACGCCGCTGGCCCGCATCGTCGGCCACGCCACCCATTCGCAGGAACCGGAGTGGTTCACCACCGCCCCGATCGGCGCGATCCACACGCTGCTGGCCAAGACCGGCTGGTCGCTGGATCAGGTCGACCTGTTCGAAATCAATGAAGCTTTTGCCGTGGTGGCGATGGCCCCGATGCGTGAACTGGGCATCCCGCACGACAAGCTCAACGTGAATGGCGGCGCCTGCGCATTGGGTCATCCCATCGGTGCCTCCGGTGCACGCTTGGTGGTGACCCTGGTCAACGCCCTGCGCACGCGCGGTGGCAAGCGCGGCATTGCTACCTTGTGCATCGGTGGCGGCGAAGCAACGGCAATCGCCATCGAATTGATTTAAAAAGATTTAACGATGATTTCGCAAAAATGAATGCGGGATCGCTTGACACCCAATCTTGGCTTGTCATCATGTTGTCGGCGCGCAGCATGCGCGTTGCCTAATTCTAACGACGAGGATTTACACAATGAGCATCAACAAGCTGCTGGTCGCGATGTCCCTGGCTCTGGCCCTGGCCGCCTGCTCGAAGCAGGAAGCTGCCCAGGACGCCGCTGCTTCGGCCAACGAAGCCGCCACCGAAGCCCAGGCTGCTGCCGACCAGGCCGCCGCTGCCGGCGCCCAGACCGCCGACGCTGCCCAGCAGGCTGCCAACACCGCCGCCACCGCTGCTGACGCTGCGACCGACGCTGCTGCCAACACCGCTGCTGCTGCCACCGACGCTGCTGCCGGCGCTGCTGCCGACGCTGCCAAGGCTGCCGAAGGCACCGCCGAGAAGGCCAAGGACGCTGCTGAAGAAGCCAAGAAGTAATAACTTCTTTCTTCACGCTGTTCTGGAAAAGCCGCTGGTTCGCCAGCGGCTTTTTCTTTGCCCCGATGCCACCGCGCAGCGCAGGCATCGCGACCCCGCCTTCACAACGGCATGAATAGGCTGGCGTCCCCATCCATTGCAGTACCGGAGACCGCCATGAAGATTCGCCCGATCACCACCACGCTGCTGGCCGCCTCCCTGCTGCTGGCCCTGGCCGCCTGCAAGGGCCCGGAAGCCGAACAGGCCAAGCAGGACGCGCAGCAGGCTGCCGACAGCGCCGGCGCGGCTGCCCGCGATGCCGTCGACAAGGCGGCAGAAGCCACCCGTGACGCCGCCGACAAGACCGCTGCAGCCTCCGAGCAGGCCGCCGCCGATACCCAGCAGGCGCTGGACAAGGCCGCAGACGCCACCGCCAACGCTGCCGACAAGGCCAAGGACGCGGCGACCGACGCCGCTGCACACGCCAGCGACGCGACCGCCAACGCGGCACAGAAGGTGGCCGACAAGGCCCGCGATGTCGCCAATGACGCGAAGGCGAACGCCGCCAAGGAAGAAGCCAAGCACTAAGCCCTACCGGCAGCCGGGCATCGGCTCGGCGCTACAGGAAAAGCCGCGGCACTCCCGCGGCTTTTCTGCTTTTCGCTCTCTGCTCTTTCTGTTGATTCCGTGCTGGACGCGTACGGAATGTATCGGGGCCGGGCGGCATGGTCAGGCGGGGGTGTAAGCCGCATGGATGCGGCGCCCAAGCCCCCATGGACGGGTTCACGGCGTCCCCCGCCTGACCATGCCGCCCGGCCAAGCGCGGAGTACAGCAGCGTCCACCACACGAGGGGCACCGCCGTTGGCCGCCCCTACGGCAGCGTGCGCACCAGCATCGCCGACAGATCCACGCCCACCGGCAGCGTCCCGAACACCAGCCCATGCTCCCCTTCCAGCCGGCTGCGCACGAACGCTTCAGCCATCGGACTACGCGCCCGCAACAACAACGCTGCCTGCAGCAGCAGCGCAGTGCGCTCGCAGAACAGCCTCGCCTGCGACTCATCCGGTGCCGGCGCCGCTGCCCAACGCTGCAAAGCCGCTGCGTAGCGCGCATCACGATCGGCCACCGCTGCCAGCTCACCGCGCAGCGCCGCCAGCGCCTCTGGTTCGCGTGCCAGCGCGCGCAGCACGTCCAGGCACTGGATGTTGCCGCTTCCTTCCCAGATCGAATTCAACGGCGCCTGCCGGTACAGCCGCGGCAGCATCGACTCCTCCACGTAGCCTGCACCGCCGAGGCATTCCTGCGCTTCATTGACGAAAGCCGGCGCGCGCTTGCACAGCCAGTACTTGCCCAGCGCCGTCCCCACCCGTGCCAACGCGGCTTCGTTGGCATCCACGCCAGCGCGATCCACCGCGCGTGCGATGCGCATCGACAGTACCGTGGCCGCTTCCGACTCCAGTGCCAGGTCGGCCAGCACATTGGTCATCAACGGATGCTCGACCAGCAGCTTGCCGAAGGTGCGGCGATGCCGTGCGTGATGCAGCGCCTGCGCAAGCGCCATGCGCATTTCCGCCGCCGCACCCAGCATGCAGTCCAGGCGGGTCATCATCACCATGCCGATGATGGTGGCCACGCCACGCCCCTCCTCGCCCACGCGCCATGCCTGCGCGCCGCAGAACTCGACTTCGCTTGAGGCATTGGCCCAATCGCCGAGCTTGTCCTTCAGCCGCATCAGCCGGAACGCATTGCGGTCACCGTCGGCCAGCCGGCGCGGCATCAGCAGGCAGGTCAGCCCTCCCGGCGCCTGCGCCAGCACCAGGAAGCCATCGCACATCGGCGCGGAAAAGAACCACTTGTGGCCGACCAGGCGATAGCGCTCACCATCGATCGGTTCGGCGCGCGTGCTGTTGGCGCGTACATCCGAGCCACCCTGCTTCTCGGTCATGCCCATGCCCAGGGTGATGCCGGCCTTGTCCGCCACCGGCACATCACGCGGGTCATAGACCGGCGCTGCAGCCTTGCGTGCCCACTCGGCCAGGTGCGGCTGCGTGTGCAGCACCGCTACTGCTGCATGGGTCATCGTCAATGGGCAACTGGTGCCGGCCTCGGCCTGGTGGTGCAGGTAGCTCAACACCGCACGCGCGACATGCGCGCCCGGTTGCGGCTCGTGCCAGGACAACCCGGCAACACCGTGCGATTTCGCCGTACCCATCAACTGGTGATAGGACGGATGGAACTCCACCGTATCGATGCGATGGCCCTGCGCATCATGCGTACGCAGGCGCGGCCGATCGCGGTTGGCATCGAAGCCGAGCCGGTACAGCTCGTCACCCGCCAGCGCGCCATAGACCGCCAGTCGCGGCGCGAAGCTGCCAGCGCCTTCGCGCTGCACCGCCTCCATCAGCGCCACGTCATCGGTCCACAACTGGCGCCCCGCGAACGGCGGCGGCTGGTTCAGCACCACGTGGGTCTCGAAGGGAGCGCTACTGCTGAAGCTGGGTCCACTCATCCGGTCCATCCTGGCGGCAAGAGGTGTGCGGTTCGATTGTGCCCCATCACCCGCCAAGCCCGTGTTCAGGCCGATTCTCACCGTGTGCACGAGCGGCCGGCCACAGTGATCGCATGGCAGTCAACGACGATCTGGTGGTCCTGCGCCCCGAGGGGCTGTACTGCGCCGCTGGTGATTTCCACATCGATCCCTGGCGACCGGTAGCGCGCGCGGTCATCACCCATGGCCACGGCGATCACGCACGCCCGGGCATGGGCGAATACCACTGCAGCGACGGCAGCCTCCCGATCCTGCGTTGGCGCCTGGGCGATGTGCCGGTGCAGGCGCATGCCGAGGGCGTACCGTTCCGCCTGGGCCGGGTGCAGGTGTCGCTGCATCCCGCCGGCCATGTACTGGGGTCTTCGCAGGTGCGCATCGACGACGGGCAGCAGGTCTGGGTGGCCTCGGGCGACTACAAACGACAGCCTGATCCAACCTGCACGCCGTTCGAAGTGGTGCCCTGCGATACCTTCATCACCGAGGCCACCTTCGCGCTGCCGATCTACCGCTGGCCGGACACGCCAGCAGTGGCTGCAGAGATCGTGGCGTGGCGCCGTGAATGCGAACAACGTGGCGAAGCGGCCATCCTGCTGTGCTATGCGCTGGGCAAGGCGCAACGGGTGCTGGCCGAACTGCTGCCGCTGGACGATCGCCCGGCCTGGCTGCACGGTGCCATCGCCAATGGTGTGGAGGTGTACCGGCAGGCCGGCGTGCCGATGCTGGCGACGCTCACTGTCGCCGAACAGGGCCGCCAGCCTGATGCCGCCGGCCAGCTGATCCTTGCGCCGCCGTCGGCTGCAGGCACGCCCTGGATGCGCCGCTTCGGTCGCTACCAGCTGGGCTTTGCATCCGGTTGGATGCAGCTGCGCGGCAACCGGCGGCGCCGCAATGTCGACCGCGGTTTCGTCATTTCCGATCACGCCGATTGGCCGGCACTGCTGCAGACCGTCGAACAGACCGGCGCGCAGCGGGTGATCGCTACCCATGGCAATACCGATGCGTTGATTCCGTTCCTGCGCGAGCGCGGCGTGGCTGCCGAAGCCTTCCGTACCGATTTCGGGAGCGAGGAGTGAAGGCCTTCGCGGCGCTCTACCAGCGCCTGGACCGCAGCACCGCCACGCTGGACAAGCGTGCAGCGTTGATCGACTACTTCCGCCAGGCGCGCGCGCACGACGCGGCATGGGCGCTCTACCTGCTCAGCGGTGGCAAGGTGGGCGGCGCGCGCCGCAAGATCGCTGCCAGCGGCGAACTGCGCGCCTGGATTGCCGAAGAATCCGGCTTGCCGCCATGGCTGGTGGAAGACAGCTATGCGCAGGTCGGTGATCTGGCCGAAACGCTGACCCTGCTGCTGGATGATCCATCCCAGCCGGCCGCCGACCGCCCGTTGGCTGATTGGATCGAACAGCATCTGCTGACGGTGGCCAACCAGCCCGAAGCGGTGCGCCGTGCGGCGGTCGTCGCGGGCTGGCAGCAGCTGTGCAGCAGCGAACGCCTGGTATTCAACAAGCTGCTGACCGGTGCCCTGCGCGTAGGCGTTTCGCAGCGACTGGTGCAGCAGGCGCTGGCCGAATGGTCCGGCCTGGACATCGCGCGCATCGCCCAGCGCATGCTGGGCGAGTGGGTGCCCTCGCCCGGACTGCTGGGCCAGCTGCTGTCGCCGGATGAACTACCACTGGACCGGCAGCAACCCTACCCGTTCTTCCTCGCCTCCCCCCTGGAAGGCGACCCTGGCGAACGCCTCGGCCCTGTCGAAGAGTGGCTGCTGGAATGGAAGTGGGATGGCATCCGCCTGCAGCTGCTGCGCCGGCGCGGCGAGGTCGCATTGTGGTCACGCGGCGAAGAGCGGCTGGATGGCCGCTTCCCCGAAATCGAACAGGCGGCGATGGCGCTTCCCGATGGCTGCGTGCTGGACGGAGAGCTGCTGGCCTGGGACGAAGCCACGGACCTGCCGCGTGCCTTCACCGCACTGCAGACCCGCATCCAGCGTCGCAAGCCAGGAGCAGCAACCCTGCGCAACACGCCGGTGCGCGTGCTCGCCTATGACCTGCTGGAACATCATGGCGCG
The sequence above is a segment of the Stenotrophomonas maltophilia genome. Coding sequences within it:
- a CDS encoding thiolase family protein produces the protein MSNIVIAAAKRTAIGSFLGQFNGVPTPTLGAAAIAAALEQSGVPASDVSEVLMGCVLPANLGQAPARQAAIAAGIPLSTGATTLNKVCGSGMKTIMLGHDLIKAGSASIVVAGGMESMSNAPHLLPNSRTGNRFGNFQAIDHMAHDGLVNAYDGKAMGEFAECAVDKYQFSREEQDAYSIESVKRAQAAQANGAFADEIVAVKVATRKGEVEVATDEQPGRSDIAKIPTLRPAFKKDGSVTAASSSSISDGAAAVVLLTEEDAAARGITPLARIVGHATHSQEPEWFTTAPIGAIHTLLAKTGWSLDQVDLFEINEAFAVVAMAPMRELGIPHDKLNVNGGACALGHPIGASGARLVVTLVNALRTRGGKRGIATLCIGGGEATAIAIELI
- a CDS encoding acyl-CoA dehydrogenase family protein; translated protein: MSGPSFSSSAPFETHVVLNQPPPFAGRQLWTDDVALMEAVQREGAGSFAPRLAVYGALAGDELYRLGFDANRDRPRLRTHDAQGHRIDTVEFHPSYHQLMGTAKSHGVAGLSWHEPQPGAHVARAVLSYLHHQAEAGTSCPLTMTHAAVAVLHTQPHLAEWARKAAAPVYDPRDVPVADKAGITLGMGMTEKQGGSDVRANSTRAEPIDGERYRLVGHKWFFSAPMCDGFLVLAQAPGGLTCLLMPRRLADGDRNAFRLMRLKDKLGDWANASSEVEFCGAQAWRVGEEGRGVATIIGMVMMTRLDCMLGAAAEMRMALAQALHHARHRRTFGKLLVEHPLMTNVLADLALESEAATVLSMRIARAVDRAGVDANEAALARVGTALGKYWLCKRAPAFVNEAQECLGGAGYVEESMLPRLYRQAPLNSIWEGSGNIQCLDVLRALAREPEALAALRGELAAVADRDARYAAALQRWAAAPAPDESQARLFCERTALLLQAALLLRARSPMAEAFVRSRLEGEHGLVFGTLPVGVDLSAMLVRTLP
- a CDS encoding ligase-associated DNA damage response exonuclease; amino-acid sequence: MAVNDDLVVLRPEGLYCAAGDFHIDPWRPVARAVITHGHGDHARPGMGEYHCSDGSLPILRWRLGDVPVQAHAEGVPFRLGRVQVSLHPAGHVLGSSQVRIDDGQQVWVASGDYKRQPDPTCTPFEVVPCDTFITEATFALPIYRWPDTPAVAAEIVAWRRECEQRGEAAILLCYALGKAQRVLAELLPLDDRPAWLHGAIANGVEVYRQAGVPMLATLTVAEQGRQPDAAGQLILAPPSAAGTPWMRRFGRYQLGFASGWMQLRGNRRRRNVDRGFVISDHADWPALLQTVEQTGAQRVIATHGNTDALIPFLRERGVAAEAFRTDFGSEE
- a CDS encoding ATP-dependent DNA ligase, coding for MKAFAALYQRLDRSTATLDKRAALIDYFRQARAHDAAWALYLLSGGKVGGARRKIAASGELRAWIAEESGLPPWLVEDSYAQVGDLAETLTLLLDDPSQPAADRPLADWIEQHLLTVANQPEAVRRAAVVAGWQQLCSSERLVFNKLLTGALRVGVSQRLVQQALAEWSGLDIARIAQRMLGEWVPSPGLLGQLLSPDELPLDRQQPYPFFLASPLEGDPGERLGPVEEWLLEWKWDGIRLQLLRRRGEVALWSRGEERLDGRFPEIEQAAMALPDGCVLDGELLAWDEATDLPRAFTALQTRIQRRKPGAATLRNTPVRVLAYDLLEHHGADLRELPLQERRARLADIVSALGDARIQLSPDVAAEDWPQAAAMRDVARERGVEGLMLKRRASPYQAGRRRGDWWKWKVDPLTIDAVLLYAQAGHGRRSTLYTDYTFGVWDGDTLVPVAKAYSGLDDKEILALDRWIRANTRERFGPVRSVRAEHVFELGFEAVNRSSRHKSGIAVRFPRILRWRHDKPASEADQLATLQALAR